The Cyclobacterium amurskyense genome contains the following window.
CAGTGAGTTGAAAAACTTTGGGCCAATCTCTGAAAAAGGTGAAGCAGGAGTAGTTGGTGAAGACTATAGGGTCTTGTGCAGGTCTATATTGGTTAGCCCTGAAAATGGCAATGTCTATTATACGACTTCTGATGGGAATATCTTTTGCTACAGTCCTAATAGCATGGATGGACCTGCTAAATTAGAAGATGTTAATATGAGAAGGGATTTTTTCGGAAGCTATGACCCAAAAGTACCTGGCAATATGGGGTATAACTGGAGAAGAATATTCTGGCATGATGAAGACAATGTCGCTTATGGTATTCATGGAAACTCCAATTACCTTTTTAAATTCGATCCCAAAAATTCAAAAATTGAACTAATAGAAAGGTTGTCCTCCCTTCCATCCAAGCGAATGGGCATGTATGACCAATTCAGTTATGGCTATTTAGGTTTTGATTTAGGACCAGATAAAGAGACCTTGTATTACCTTACTGGAGGTCCTTTGACTGATAGGCCACCAAATGATGGAACCAAGCAGATAGCCAAAGGAGCGGCCAAAAATCTGGAGAACTTGCATTTGGTAACTTATCACCTGCCTACCAATACTTATACCGACCATGGTCCGGCATTTTATGAGGATGGTAGCATTCCTACCTATGTGAATGCCATTGCCATAGACAAAGATGCAAATGTCTTTACCATGGCAAGGATGCAAAAACCTTGGGGAGAAATTCAGGATTTGGTGAAAATTCACTATCCTAAAAAATAAATTCTTATTAGGCAATAGCACTTCTATTTCACTTGGAAACAAGATGAGTGGAGAATCAGTAAAGCGCAATTGCATTATCCGGGTAATAAAAAAGGGGGCCAAACTTAGGCCCCTTTTTTATTTATTTGGATTTTGAACTCATTTGAAGTTTTAAAATACCTCCTTTGGTTAAATCTCCATGGCGAATACCAATGTCCTTGATTGGTTTGCCATTAAAGGTCTTTTTGGAGATGAAATAATTTTTCGGACCGTTGTTTTCGGCCAGAATTGTAATGGATTTACCTGAGTAATATTTAGGGTTAAGGTGGATGACTGCCTTGTTGAAAATTGGGCTTCCCAATTCATAAATAGGATTTTCTTCTGTCCCGGCATTCATCTGGAACAATCCTAGTTTCATCAAAACAGAGAGTGAACCCATTAGTCCCTGATCTTCATCTCCATTAAAGCCACTTTCAGGAGATAATCCTGAAAAGGCTTTGTCCAAAACTTTTCTTGACCAATATTGGGTCAGGTCAGGCCGATCCAGGTAATTGAAAATGTAGGCCGTTTGCATGGAAGGTTGATTGCCGTAATTAATAGGAATCCTCCTGTACTCTGGATGTGTTTCAAGTGAATGAGAGGTGCCAGAAGTAAAACCTAGTTTCTCGGCTTCTTCAAATTGTTCATTCAGTCGAGCTGCAGCTTTTTCTTTTCCGCCCATAAGCGTGGCCAAGCCTGCAATATCGTGAGGTACAAACCAGGTAAACTGAGCACCATTTGCTTCCACATAGCCTTTTGCATAGTTATATGGGTCAAATGGACTAAACCAGTTTCCATCCACGTCCTTAGGTCTAATCCAGCCTGTTTGTTCATCATAGAGGTTCTTGTAATTGGCAGAACGTGCCAAAAAGTTTTCTGCATCCTCTTTTTTGCCCAAGGCAAGCGCCAACTGTGCCAAAGTCCAGTCTTGATAACTGTACTCTAAAGTTTGCCCTGCGCCTTGTTCATGACCTCCAAAGCGACCTCTTGGATTGGGGTAGGGCACATATCCTTTGCTGATATAGTCTTCTACATTGCCTCCCTTATCCGTTTTGTGCTCATAGCCAGACCTGCTCATCATGCCTCCTGATAGGTGGTTTTTACGAAGGCCTTCATAGGCCAAATCCACATCAAAACCACGAATTCCTTTTTGATACAATCCCACAAAAAACGGTGTGCTTGAGGCACCAGTCATTACATAGGTATAATTACCCCCTGAAGGACCACGTGGGATCAATCCACCATCTTTGTAATATTGAAGGAAGCTATTGGCAAACTCTTCTGCTATCTCAGGGTATACCAAGCCCCATAAGACACTAATGGTCCACTGTGCCCCCCAAAAAGAATCTGAGTTAAAATGTCTGAACAAGGGTTTTCCTTGGTCATTTACAGGTAATTGTCCAATTCTGAAGGTGTCTCCAGTATTGTCTGGATAGGCGCCATTGACATCATTTATTGTCCTTCTGCCTTGCAGTGCTTTCCATAAATCAGTATAAAAACGCCTTTGCTGGGTCTCCGTATTGCCTTCTATCTCTATTCTGCCTAAGAGTTCATTCCAAGTGTCCTGAGTCTCTTTTACAACTTTGTCAAAATTCCAGTGAGGAAGTTCTTCGGCCATATTGAGGGCCGCGTTTTCAGCGCTCGTATAGGATAGTGCCACCTTCATTTGTAAAGGTTGACCTTTGCTTTCACCAAAAGTCACTATTTTATGAGGCGATTGATTGTTGTCAACCCAGTTTTCAATTGGCTGATCAAACTCTACCTGAAAATAGACGGTCAAAGTATTGGGTCTCCTTGAAGTAGGAGAATTGGTAACTTGTCCTTCCAAAATATAGGGAGAAAGCTGCTTCAGGCTGCCATCTATCATTTTACTAGGTCCTAAAACCCCGTCAAGATGAAAAAGGACTGCCTGATTGCTGCCTTTTGAGAAATTGTATTTGTGAAGACCTACCCTGTGCGTGGCAGTTAATTCTGCGGTAATGTCATAGCGATTTAAATAAACCTTATGATAACCGGGTTTAATTAATTCTTTGTCTCTGTCATAAGCAGAGTAATAATCCTCCAATAACTCCTCTGGAGTTTTGGAGAAACTCACCGGCATTACAGATACACCAGACATTTGCCAGGCATGGATATGGCTGAACCCTTTTACGGTGTCCTCATTGTAACGATAGCCACTGCCCCAAGCGCCATCTATTGTATGGTCAGGGCTTAAATTGACCATCCCAAAGGGACGGGTGGCAGCACTAAAGTAAAACCACCTTGAATTTGCAGCATCCAAAAGTGGGTAAACTTGATCAACGGGTTTTGGGTCCTTTTTTGCCTGAAATGCCATCGATGGGAGTACCAATAGCAAAGCAAATAGTCTGAAGATATTTTTTATCATAAGGTTATTTTTTTATTTTTTGGAGAGTGCCAGCTGCCAGTTCCAACTGTCTCTTAAGGCTTCCTCTAAGTTGAATCGTGCCTTCCAATTTAATTCTTGGTTTATTTTTGAGGTGTCAGCCCAAACTTTTACCACATCACCAGGCCTTCTTGGACCAACTTTATAATTAAGTGGTCTTCCACTTACTTTTTCAAAAGCTTTAATCACATCCATTACCGTGTTGCCATTGCCGGTGCCCACATTGAAAATGTCATAAAATGGAGCTGTTTTTCCTTTAAGGTGTGAAATTGCTTTTACATGGGCTTCAGCTAAATCCATCACATGGATGTAATCTCGAACACAAGTACCATCAGGGGTGTCATAATCATCACCAAACACTGTCAATTCTTTTCTTATTCCCACACCTGTTTGCGTAACAAAAGGGACAAGGTTGGAAGGAACACCTAAGGGTAATTCTCCGATCTCTGAGGAAGTGTGCGCTCCAATAGGATTGAAATAACGAAGTGCAATAGCCGATAAAGCAACTTTACTGTTGACCTGATCTACCAATATGTCTTCGCAGATCTTTTTGGTGTTACCATAAGGACTCTCTGCCTTTTTTCTTGGTGTAGATTCCTTTACAGGTAATTTGTCAGGCTGTCCATATACAGTACATGAGGAAGAAAAAACAAGGTTCTCCACATTATGCTTGTCCATGGTAGCCAAAAGTACCAATAAGGAACTTATATTGTTATTGTAATATTTTAATGGAAGCATTGAGCTTTCACCTACAGCTTTGAAAGCGGCAAAATGAATGACCCCAGAAAGTTTGTTTTCTGTGAAAATCCGATCCATTAAATCAGCATCGTTACAGTCACCTTCGTAACAAGGGATCTCTTGGCCTGTAATTTTTTTCAGACCTAGTAAAGCACTTTTTTCGGAGTTTGAAAAATCATCAATGATGATGGGCTGGTAGCCGGCTTCCAAAAGAGCCACCGCCGTATGGGAACCGATATATCCGGCCCCACCAGTTATTAAAATTTTTTCCATTGTCAAATATAAAATTTTATCCTATTCTTAGAAAGAAATAAATCTTAATATATTGTGCATGTCCTATCTACTTAAAGATTCAAATCATTATTATGAATTTGAATTCAATTTCACCTTGTAATTATTGTCAGGTAAAAGCCCCTAAAGTTCTATGGATTAGCGTCTAGTTAGCGGTAAATCATCTCAGATTTTGCTAATTTGCTATATCATTTTAATAGGATCGGTGTTTGTTTTGGGGTTACCAATAAGATTCTCTACCTTTGCCCCCTGAAAGGAGGTGTATTATATGATCGTAGTTAACGTAAAAGAGAACGAATCTATCGAGAAAGCGCTAAAGCGTTTCAAGAAGAAGTTTGATAAAACAGGAGTCATCCGTGAATTGAGAAGCAGACAGGCTTTTGAAAAACCTTCTATCACAAGAAGAACAGAAGTAATTAAAGCAGCTTACAAGCAGCGCATGCAAGAAGAAGAAGGTAAATAAGAAAACCTTTCTTTTTCGAAAAATATTAAGCATATTGATGTTCTAAAACATCGATATGCTTTTTTCATTTATTAGCTACCTGGAACACGAGAAAAGGGTAAGTCCACACACGGTCTTGGCTTATAGAAAGGACCTGGAACAGTTTTTCCTTTTTATAAATACAGCTTTTGGCTTGGAAAATGCGGAGGATGCTGGTCATGCCGAGATCAGGGCATGGATGGTGGATTTAATTGAAGAGGGGCTAGAAGTCGCCACTGTAAACAGAAAAATGGCCACTTTACGGTCTTTCTATAAATTTTTATTGCACTCCGAAATCATCAACCAAGACCCAACTTTTAAAATAAGGTCATTAAAAAAGGGCAGAAACCTTCCTGCCTTTATCCAGGAAAAAGAAATTTATCGCCTTCTTGAACAAGCAAATTTTGACAATGATTTTGAGGGACAACGGGACCGAATGGTCATGCAAACCCTTTACCTCACAGGTATTAGATTGTCAGAATTGATAGGATTGAGATGGTCTGCTTTGGACCTTAGTCAGTTACAGATAAAAGTGCTTGGCAAAGGCAAAAAATACCGAATTATCCCTATTTCTAGTGAACTTAGAATAGCTATCCTTAGCTATAAAAAAGTTTTTGAAGAATGTTTTTCTATTCAAAACGAAAATGATTTTTTTATCGTTAGATTAAATAGAGAGCAAGCTTATCCCATGATGATTTATAGAATCGTCAAGAAATGTTTAAATCTTTTTGTCCGAAATACCAAGAGTAGTCCTCACCTTATGAGACACACCTTTGCAACTCACCTACTAAATAAAGGAGCAGATCTAAATGCTGTTAAAGACCTTCTGGGACATGCTAGTTTAGCAGCCACCCAGGTATATACTCATAATTCTATTGAGAAACTTAAGGCTGTGTATGAACAGGCACATCCAAAAGCTTAAAAATTAAGTTTAACTTTTAAACGTTTATTATTATGAAATTACAAATGCATTCAATTCATTTCGTCGCTGATCAGAAGTTGACCAATTTTATTCAGAAAAAAGCAGATAAACTAGATACTTATTATGATCAGATCATTGATGGTGAGGTTTTTATGAGGTTGGATAAAAATGATAAAAGTGAAAATAAAATCGTGGAAATCAAACTGAATGTACCAGGTAAACAATTTTTTGCAAAAAATCAAAACGACTCTTTTGAAGCGGCAGCTGATGATTCCATAGAAGCCCTTCGTAGACAAATTAAAAAGCACAAAGAAAAACTTGTTCTATCTAAACAATAGTTATAATCATTAAAAATTAAAAAAGGGTTGCCATTTGGTAACCCTTTTTTTTATCTAAGCAGGGAATCTTTCAATCCAATAATACTTTTTACCCCACTTCATCTTTTCCTCTGTGGTGTTACCGTTTAATATGGACATTATCATCTCCTTTATATATTTAGGATCCCAATTTAAACTGACAACATCTTTAATCGGAAGCAAGCCATCCAGGGCCCTTTTATTAGGTTCATCACAAATGAAATAAGCGTAACTTTCAGGCACTTCTTCTAAGGAAGAGAATGTTTTCATGAAGAATTCCGGTCCTAGCCCTATTCTTATTTTACTAGCATAATGTAAGTTTCCAAGGAAGGCAATTTTGCTATTTTCAGGTATTTCATGAGTCGAAATATAGGCTTGTACTTGTCTGCCCTGGTTAGGTATGGATAAGGGATGGGTTACCAATGATACCGAGAGAAACAAGAGTAGAATAGAAAGTCCCAAAACCTGCACTTGGTAATTCGGTTGGTTTACTTTTTTCCATAGCAAAACGCTTAAACCAAAGCCAATGATCCATTGGCCATAAATCCAAAAGGAACTACCAAGTCCCACATGGGCAAATAAAGCGACAAACAGAACAAGCCAATTAATGCCTAAAAAAACCTTTGTCCAAAGCTTCATGGCATTGGTCGGTCTAGGAGTTGTTTTCAAAACAATCCCCGCAAGGAGAATCGCTGAGATAGGAGTAACGGGTAGGAGGTAGCGCTCATAGAAGGTCGATACCATCGCTGTCATGCCAATGATCGATAAGGTCCAGATTATAGCAAAACCAAAGAATGCTTTGTTTTGACTGAAAATGGATTTTAACCCTGATGGAAGCGCCTTGATTTTTAGACTGACCCAAGGAAGGAAGAGCCCAACCATCAATAGCACAGCAAAGATAAAATGTTTCACGATCATCCATATCCTGCTACCTACACGCATGCCAACTTGATCTTCTAAAAAGGAGTCCAAATAAATTGATCCGAATTTCATGTACATGGCGACAAACCAAAACAAGGATATAAACAAGGCCAGGGCAATTGCAGGTAGGTACAATAATTTCATCAGTTTGATGCGTTGCCAAGGGTTGAATAGCATATAGGCAATTGCGACCAAACCTAAAGCAGCAGCAGGTAATCCCTTTGTTTCAAAGGCAAAAGCCAATCCTAAATAAAAAAACCAGAAGTACTTTTTGGGACTGTTATTTCCATACTTCAACAAGCCTGTAATGCCTACAGCAGCCAAAGTCATAAAAAAAGCCAGTAAAATATCTGGGATGGAACGTGTACTGCTGAATATGATAATTGGGTGGGTGGCAACTATCCATGCTGACCATATAGGGAGTTTATTGCTTCTCCCTACCATCTTAGCAATATGATAAACCAAAGGGATTATCCCAGCACCGAATAGAAGAAATAATATCCGTGAAGAGTAGGCAGCTACACCAAAAGTCTTGAAGCCCGCAAGAACGAACCAATAGGTCAGTATGGGTTTTTTAAATCGTAATTCACCACTGCCTAGGTAGGTGGTAAGATAGTCTCCATTTTGCATCATACGAATAGCCGCATCAGTATAATACATTTCATCTGGGTAGTGGAGATGAAAATCTAGCGCAAATGGACCTACCAATACTAAAAATGCTAGCATAGGGAAGCCGTAGGAGTTAATCCATCCTGGAGTTTTGTTCATGGCGGAAAAGAATAAGGAGTAAAATTAAAAAAATAAAATGCTTGGGAGGTGTTTTCTACCTAAAAGAACGTTGAATTTGAAACGATTTTAAGAACTGCTAGATTGTTTAATGCCATTTTCGGGATAAAGCATTTAATTAGTAGGAGGCCTAAGAGCCAGATTTTATGCAAAAAATATTCAGCAGGGCAATAAACAACGATTTATTGCCCTGCTGAATTAGAGGACCCCAATCAAATTAAAGGTTTACTCTTTTACCTTTTTTGGCAGACTTGAGAATCGCTTCCACTATTCGGATGTCGCGGAGGCCTTCTTCACCTGGCACCAATGGTGCTTTGTTTTCTATTATGGCCAAGGCATCATCATCCATTTGACTGGCTTGTTGCCAAGGGACTTCATAGGAATGATTGATTTTTCCCAGTGGACTTTCACCTTTAGCTCCCCCATAGCTGGAGAAAGGTTTCAAAGCGATATCTCCTTTTTCACATTCCACTGTCATGAAATTAGTACCTTCAGCAAAGCTGGTTCTTATGTCCGCAAACACAGCCCCTGGGAATTCCAGTTTTGCCGTTACTTCATCTGCTAGGCCGTCTTTATAAATTTCTGGTCGGGTAGAGATGGCTTTGGCTGATACCACAGCTATAGGTTCCATGTTCATGCCCAATCGGGCACCTTGAATGGCATAAACACCCATGTCATAAATTACGCCCCCACCCATTTCTTTTTTCTGTTTCCAATGGTCGGTCCTGTTTTCTCTGTAACCTGCTGCACAGTTTACATATTTCACCTTACCCAACTTATTGTTTTGGATGATTGACCTGTATTCTTGAGTGTTTGGTTCATGATGCAACCTGTAGCCAATGGTGAGTTGTACATTGTTCTTTTTACAAGCATTGATCATGTTTTGACATTCCTTACTGGTAACGGCCATGGGCTTTTCACACCAGACATGTTTTCCTGCATTGCTTGCCCTAATCACATATTCTTCATGCATTGAAGGCGGCAAAACCACATAGACTACATCAATGTCAGGATTGTCTGCTATGGAGTCAAAAGTGTCATAATTGTAAATGTTTTTTTCTGGGATTTGGTATTTCTCTTTCCAAGCTACTGCTTTTTCAGGAGTGCCTGTTACTATGCCCGCCAGGTAGCAATGTTCTGTCTGCTGCAAAGCTGGGGCTAAAAGATCGGTGCTGTAATAGCCTAGACCTACAAGGGCCACACCTAGTTTTCGTCCTTTTTTAGCGGCTAATAATTCGTAGGGATTGATCAGGGCCAAGCTACTTCCTAAAGCTATTGATTTGATCGCATTTCTTCTGGATTGGGTATTCATAGGGTTAGGTTTTTGGTATAATAATATGCTGTATTTAGAGAATTGGGTATGCTAGTTTAGGATTGTAAAAGATTTTAAAAAAGACTTTTGTTTAATTGACCAGTTATTGATTGACTTTAGCTAATAAACGGCTACAGTCGATAACATTGCTAGAAAAGCGTGACAATTATTCTTTTTTTGGAATAATTGTCAAAGTAAGTCCTTTTGTATCCATTTATTGCTTGTTTTGGATTCAATATAATCAAATTAACTATTTGGTCAAAGGTGGAAAAGTGAAGGATGTCTCAATTTGGTGATCTTTTAAGGGTAGGTTTTAGGCAATCAATTTGCCACAGCTTTTAAAAAGCATTAATTTCGTGTAAATTTTGAATCATGACCCAACCAGAGATTTCCGTTGTCATTACCATTTTTAATGAAGAAGGTAATATTGCACCTTTGCATGAAGCAGTGTACAGTGCCTTATCGGCAATAGATTATGAGTTGATTTTGGTGGACGATGGTTCCACAGATCGCTCAGTAGAGAAGATGAAGCTTTTAGCAAATGACAGGACTCGTGTGCTGGTTTTTAATAAAAACTATGGTCAGACCACAGCATTGGCTGCAGGTATTGACCATTCCAATGGGAAATACATTGTGACTATGGATGGGGATCTTCAAAATGACCCTAGCGATATACCTATGCTGCTTGACATGGTGAGGAATGGTGATTGGGATGTAGTAGCTGGACGAAGAGCCAATAGAAAGGATGGCTTCGTGCTTAGAAAATTACCAAGTAAAATGGCCAATTGGTTGATCCGACATACCACTAAGGTTTATTTGTCTGATTATGGCTGTAGTTTAAGAATTTATAAAGCGCATATTGCCCAGAATATGGGTTTATACGGTGAATTGCATAGGTTTATTCCTGTTTTAGCAAAGCAGGAAGGTGCAAAAATGACCGAGGTAGATGTCAAACATCATCCTAGAATACATGGAGAGTCAAAATACGGACTAAGCAGAACTTTTAAAGTAATTGCTGATCTTATTCTGATGCTCTTCTTTCAGAAATATTTTCAGCGGCCCATACATATTTTCGGAACCCTGGGGCTCTTTGCTTTCACAGGTGGGGTTTTGATTAATTTCTACCTACTTATCCTTAAAATTATGGGAGAGGATATTTGGGGACGTCCTATACTATTGGTAGGGTTCATCCTGTTGTTGGGTGGAGTCCAATTAATCACAACTGGAATTGTAGCTGAAATAATTGTAAGAACCTATTTCGAATCCCAGAACAAAAAGACGTATACAGTGAAAGCAATTTTCCAAGGTGATAAAAAAGAGGCTTAAATTTTTTCTAAAGATCTTCCTTACCGGCTTAGCACTGTATCTGGTTTTCAACAAAATAGATACCAAGACTACCTGGAAAGTAATCCAATCCTCCAATCCAGGTTGGTTATTTCTGGCATGGGTGCTTTTTGTAATTTCTAAATTCTTTAGCGCTATAAGATTAAATATTTATTTCAAGGACATAGGCCTACAACTTCCTGAGATGAAAAATGTAAAGTTGTATGCCATAGGCATGTTTTACAATTTATTTCTTCCCGGTGGGATAGGGGGAGATGGCTACAAGGTTTACTTGCTAAATAAAATTCATAAAATCCCAGTTAAACAATTACTCAGTGCAGTATTGCTTGACAGAGGCAATGGACTGGCTGTTTTACTTTGGTTGATGTTTTGTCTAATGCTAATTCTGAATCTGCCATGGGATTTCCCGGTGTCTATGTTTTGGCTAGGTATTTTAGGATTAGTGGCCATTCCCCCAGGGTTTTACTTGGTGATGTTGCTGTTTTTTAAACAATTCATGAGGACCATTCCATCGAGTACAGGCTTTTCTTTTCTTAACCAAGGCCTACAATTGTGCAGTGCATATTTTATTTTAATGAGCTTAGGGGTGCAACAACAAGTAATTCCCTACCTTTTTGTGTTTCTCGTTTCAAGCACTGTATCTGTATTACCGCTAACGATTGGAGGAGTAGGGGCTAGAGAATTGGTTTTTGTTCTTGCCCATGAGTATGTTGGAATAGACCAGAATGTGGCTGTAGCCTTTAGTCTTTTGTTCTTCCTTATTTCTATGCTTACCTCACTTTCGGGTGTTTTTGTCAAATACAAAGGGTAAACAATTGTCTAAATAAAATTCTATTTCCTTGAATCCTCCACATTTTAGGTGATTATAGCATATACGCTATAGAATACAGAGATATTTTTTAGTATAGAAGTTGGAAGACAATGGTTTTTTTAACCCGGATTATGTAATAGAATGTCTATTGCATATTTCGGGTTTAACCTTATCTAAAAGGAATTAGCCAGACCCATCTTGGTTTCCACGCAAAACAATACCCTCTTTTCTTCTCTTTTTCGAAATTCAGCAAAGAGTTTATAATGATTATAACAGTAGATTTAAGTATAGAAATACCCGAGTAATTAAAAATATATTTGGGTATATTGCCTTAACGCCCAAATAATTAAAACATGAAGAAATTTATATTGGTTTTAGCGCATTCAGAATCGGATCGGATCTTTCCGAAGAATTTATTTTTTTTATTACTATTTATACTTGTTTTTTGTTCACCTGCATTGGCCCAAATGAGAGCAGGAGTGGGCAAAATGGACATCACCGATAGGGACGCAGGAGCCGTCAATGACCCTCTTTTTGCTAAAGCAATGGTCTTGGATGATGGAACTACAAAGATGGTTATTATTACCCTTGATGTTGTGGCAGTGGAGGGGATTGGTCCCATCCCTGAAGGGTTCATGAAAACCGTCCGAAGTCAAATCCAAAAGAAACTAGGCATTCCTCCCTCTAATGTGTTAATTAATGCCAGCCATTGCCATGGAATCGTTAGGAAGGATGTGGATCAACTGACGATAGAAGCCGTTTTAGCAGCGAGTGAAAACATGGTAAAAGTGAAGGCAGGCTCAGGAAGTGGTCATGAAAATAGAATCATGGAAAATAGGAGGGTTTATTTAACCAACGGGGAACAAGTAGATATGAGGCGAGCTTACCCTTTTCCTCCCGACGAACAAATTGCCAAAATAGGTCCAATTGATCCTGAGATTGGAATTTTAAGGTTGGATAAGCTAAATGGTGATAATTTGGCAGTGATCTATAATTTCGCTGTTCACCCCATACAAGGCGTTCCAAACGGAGGGAATACAGCAGATATGATTGGTTTTGCTTCGAAGGTTATAGAGGATAATCTAGAAGGAAGCATGGCTTTTTTTCTGCAAGGGTGCGGAGGAGATATTAACCCTGTCTCCTATAAAGGGGTAGGTACACCTCCAGATGCAGAACCATTGGGAAATATGCTTGGGCTCAGCGTACTCAATGCCTTAAAGGAAATCCCTAGTAAAAAAGTCAGTAAAATACAACTTATCAATGAAAGCATGGAACTTCCCATGGCCGATTTTCAAAGCCGAATTAAAGCGTTAGAGGACAGGCAAATGAAATTGGTTCAATCTTTTCGTGGCACCAATATAAACTTAAAAACATTTCTTGGCTTATTGGATGAACACAATAATTCAGCGACTTATCCTTCAGCATATGCCTACAGATACATGCATGAAGCCATGATTGGAGCATGTGGATTGCAGACCTGGGATGAGGTCAATAAGAATGACATGACAAATTACCAAAACAATATTTACATCATGGAAGAACTCATTCGGGTCAACACCAACTTGGCATTGGTGAAAATGCACAATGAATTGGCTCAGGGCGAACCTATGATTCCAGTTGAAATTTTAGCTGTGAATATTGGTGATTTTTATATGGTTACCTTTCCAGGAGAGTTGACCGTTGAAATAGGATTGAACATTAAAGAGCGATCCAAATATGCGTCCACTTTTGTGGCAGGCTATACCAATGGATACATCTATTATGCACCAACTGCTGAACAGCTAAGAAATACAGGCGCGGCACAGGAAGATAGTGACACCTTTTTGGCTCCTGAATGGCAAGCCCTATTCGAAAAGAAGGTAGAGGAGATGTTAAATCAGTTGAATTAGCACTT
Protein-coding sequences here:
- a CDS encoding glycosyltransferase family 2 protein, yielding MTQPEISVVITIFNEEGNIAPLHEAVYSALSAIDYELILVDDGSTDRSVEKMKLLANDRTRVLVFNKNYGQTTALAAGIDHSNGKYIVTMDGDLQNDPSDIPMLLDMVRNGDWDVVAGRRANRKDGFVLRKLPSKMANWLIRHTTKVYLSDYGCSLRIYKAHIAQNMGLYGELHRFIPVLAKQEGAKMTEVDVKHHPRIHGESKYGLSRTFKVIADLILMLFFQKYFQRPIHIFGTLGLFAFTGGVLINFYLLILKIMGEDIWGRPILLVGFILLLGGVQLITTGIVAEIIVRTYFESQNKKTYTVKAIFQGDKKEA
- a CDS encoding lysylphosphatidylglycerol synthase transmembrane domain-containing protein; amino-acid sequence: MIKKRLKFFLKIFLTGLALYLVFNKIDTKTTWKVIQSSNPGWLFLAWVLFVISKFFSAIRLNIYFKDIGLQLPEMKNVKLYAIGMFYNLFLPGGIGGDGYKVYLLNKIHKIPVKQLLSAVLLDRGNGLAVLLWLMFCLMLILNLPWDFPVSMFWLGILGLVAIPPGFYLVMLLFFKQFMRTIPSSTGFSFLNQGLQLCSAYFILMSLGVQQQVIPYLFVFLVSSTVSVLPLTIGGVGARELVFVLAHEYVGIDQNVAVAFSLLFFLISMLTSLSGVFVKYKG